TCAAATCTGTACAGAACACAAAATTTTAACTCCATGAGCCACCATTGTAACCATTTACCACATGCGTCCCGCCATAATGCCATGAACTAAATTAAGGCATCACCTGCTGTAACACATAGGGGAAAAATACTCAGAGTTGAACATGACTGAGCATACATATACAATGCATACTACTGATATTTATCACAGTGGCTGTACCCATTTCTTTCAAGTAATTTTCTTGTCATACTGAATCTACAATCTGACAAAACTGCTTGAGTGTACTGAACTTGACTATACACATGTGTGATTTAACACTAACTTTACTACGGGTTTGATTCAGTTCATCATCATGAATTTGGTTGCCACTATACACAGCAGCCAGACGATCACCAACTATTACTATGATTAGCTTTAACAAGGGGACAAATAGTTTAAGTAGTGGTTAGCTCAACAAGAATCTAAACAATCCATGGCATTCATCTCCTAAGACACATCCAATAGTTGTGAAGAAACAGTTACATCAAGGTGGGGATTGGAACAAGGACTGAGAGAGATGAGGAACATACCTAGTACAAATACAATCTCGGTCCTTTTTTCTCATCGTTGATTACCACCGTTGCCATTACGAACACCTACAAAATACGTGTTCTCAACTCCTGAATATCCCACGAGAAATAGAAGCAATGAAAAAGATGAAAGTGGACTTAAATTCaaagagatggagagagagagagagatcaccttGTTCTTCACCAAGCTCTTCCTCCAGATTCATCCCCTTCTCTTTTTTCTTAGATCTGCACACATATGTTCAGAAAAACAATAAATCAAGAAGTAAAAACTGGGGAGGAAGATGACTCGGACACAGATGGACAACCTAGACTGGGGACATGTGACGACGGCCAGCACCGCCTGGAACTCCGACCTTCCTGCTCCTTTCCTCATACCAGCGCCTCATCCTCCCTTGCTCCATGCCCACCACAAAGACCACGCCACCCTGCTCTCCTATGGCGGCGACCTGCGCCTGATCCAGACGCACGGCGCACGGCAGCAGCGGATCCAAAAAATAGCCACCCCAAAACTAACCTAAACATCAAATCAATTAGGATTACTGCCAAGAATTAGAACAAGGAAATGCAAAGAAGAAGGCACATACATGGCTGAGGGTTGAAGATGTGCGAGCTCTCGGCAAAGGTGGCCATGGAAACACCTCCGCCCTCCCGTTCGTCGTCGCCGGCCATGACGACCTGGACAAgcttgtcgccgtcgccgtcgccgtcagaGAAGCTCGGCTCCACACCAGCAGCTAGCGGGCGCCGACTTGGGGGAGCTGCCGGCGAGGCTCTGGCCTAGGTCGGAGAGGCAGGGGATCCGGCATCGAGGAAAGAGGAGATGAGGGGACGAGCAGGGAGAGGGATGGGGCGgcgtgggagagaggagggagcgagCGAGGAGATAAGGCGGCTGCTTTAATTTTTCCTTTTACCCCTCGTCCGTCTAGGGTTTCTTGCTTTTGTTACGCAGAATTGAAGGAAAGGCACGTCATTCTTTTGACCCACACATAACGAGCCCCACTTGTCATTCGCTCTTCAAACAGCCATGGACGTGAAAAAAAAAACCGACGGCCCACCACACACCAGCAGCCAAAAGGGAGCTACAGGGAAGGAATCCAGCGGCAGAACGAGCATCGCGCACGCGGGGGCGCTAGAATGGCGGGTAGTGTAGGAGCCTTTATATGTTAGATATGTTTAATCTGGTTCACCGTGTTCAGCGTGTAGTGATTTTATCAAGCTTGTTTCTGGCTCTCTGCTAGCTGATTGGTATGTGCAGCTAGCTGCACCTTTTTGTGTTTGCCTCTTTAGGATGGTAGCAGAGATATCCCAGAAGTTAATTAAGCTTGTCTATGGTGCTCTGCTTGTTGATTGCTAGTCATTACCACATGCTACTCTACTAGCTTATGCCTTCTAAAACCTATTTTGACACTTTTTCATGGTCTCCCATTTGAAACTGAATTTTGCATATGTAGTCTGATGCAATAATCTGCGTTTTCTGACAAGAAGCCTGAAACATGATCAAAATTGTTATAGTgttattttttgtagtgaatgtcTTGTAATAATAATGCGTACTAACTAAGTTTTCTTTGAGAGGAAGTAAGTGTGCCTTGTACTTTTTTGTCATACAGTTTGTTACTCCTAGCTAAGTGGAGTGTGAGAAGGAAAGGTTTATGGATACGAGTAGAAATGCAAGATGAGCTTAACATTTGATACCCAAACAACAATATATTACTCTTCACTCTCAAAGCATGGCAGTACTCTGTACCAGTAGCATTTAATGGGGAGGATGGCAGCAACCATCTACATACACACGTACCACGTATGTTGATGGATGGTATTAGTTTTGATGTTTCAACAGGTAGCTAAGCCAACTGGTGTctcctctactttgatttgtccgTTTGACATACTTCTGTAGTAGTACTCTTCTAACTAGAGGCAGAAAATTTTGCTGTTTGGATCAATGCTTAAATGGAGGTGTTCAGGTTCAGGTTATGTAATTTCGATGTCATGTTCAGCTATATAATTAATGTTATGGTCAGTTTGTGTAGTTCTGTAATGTTAATGGCATGGTGAGTAAAGTATAGCAGCAAGACATGAACCTTGTAGGCTGTGTGAACCAAGATATTATACTTATGGCTTTCTAAGCTGTGGTAGTGCAGCAAGACAATATATGACTGTGTTGCAATTGTGCGAATTAATAAATTAAGATGGTGTTTTAGAAGCTTCTCTTTGCTAACTACTATAGTAGGTTTGCTTACATGCTTTTCATGATATCTGCAGAGCAACAGAGAAGTCACTAGTTCAACCAAGATCTGCATGCAAGTTCAACCCTCTTTGTTGGATGCAAAGATTAATTTTTTATGGCTCTAATGCATTTTTAATGGCAAGTTGTAGTCTTTTATCTTCCATATTGTGCTTAACAAGCTATGAACCTTCAAAGATCATGGTTTTCAATGAGCGCAAGTTTCAGCCTTTAATTGTCCTTCATAGATCTTGTCACTATTATTATCTGCACTTCAGATTATTATCTTTGACATATTTGAATGTGTGAAtgtgtgaagatgatgttgtcTAGATCTATTTTATCTTGATCCATGAGAAAATGCACATTTTTTTGGGGGTTGGTTATCATTTTTAGATTGTAAAATAAATGTGCTAAATGTACATGTTGAGATATGCACATAGCAGCCAAACAGCTTATGGCATTGATTTCACAAATCCTCTGGCAGCCAAACAAGAAAATTCAACTCGGAATCCAAATCCCACCAAATGAAATCCTCCTAGGAATGAGATTTCATTTCATTTCCACCGAATGAAATGGAAGTCTGGGTGCCAAACGAGCTGTTAGTGAAAATACTTCCAAATACATTTATCCGGTAGTATACATAGAAATAGATGTACCGCATACTAATAATTATTGAAGAAAGTTGTAAAATTATTTATGAACCAAAACTGCTGTAGAAATACTCAGCATGCTTATGTCAACTGTATCTATACACGGTTTATGATACTGCTCATCTTCTTTCAGGCCGAATATATTATTTGGGACCAATGGAAGAGGAAGGCTATAGTACCGAATCATCCAATGAAGGAGACACACAAGAAGATGGTGACAAGGAGAAAAACCTTGCTGAGGGCGATGTCTTTAAGCCGGTTCATATGGATCCAGAATGGATACCTAAAGTAGGGATGGTATTTGATTCAGAGGAAGACACCTTTCAGTTCTATGTCACATATGGACGTCGCTCTGGTTTTGGTATCACAAGGAGATCTAACAACACCTTTGATGGTTTCCGCTATCGCTCTACCTTCATATGCTCTAAAGGAGGGCAATCTAGGATGAGATCTGGTGTGACAAGGCATGCAAGAAAGCGAGGCACAAAGACTGGCTGCAAGGCTAAGATCATTGTCAAGGACGCCCATTTTCAGAATCGCTGGGAAGTTATTGTTCTCGAGTTGGAGCATAACCATCCACTGGAGCCCAGTTTGATTAAATATAAGAAGCATTTAGAGAACATCCCTTTCTCTCTAAATCCACCTCGTTTGTCTGAGGCGCCACAAAGTAGCTCACTTGTTGGATATTCTAGTAGTTTTGGAGATAGTGGCATACCTTCATCTGCCCAGATTGAAATCAAGACCAAGATAGACAGAAATAGGAAACTGAAGATTGCTGAAGGAGATTTAGAGGCATTAGTGagttttttcaatgacatgcaaGACCGAAACCCGTGTTTCTTTCATAGTTTAGACGTGAATGAGCAAGGACAGCTAAGGAATGTCTTCTGGGCTGATGCCAAATCACGTAGTTCTTACAATTACTTTGGTGATGTGGTTGCTATTAATGT
The window above is part of the Triticum aestivum cultivar Chinese Spring chromosome 2A, IWGSC CS RefSeq v2.1, whole genome shotgun sequence genome. Proteins encoded here:
- the LOC123188588 gene encoding protein FAR-RED IMPAIRED RESPONSE 1, giving the protein MEEEGYSTESSNEGDTQEDGDKEKNLAEGDVFKPVHMDPEWIPKVGMVFDSEEDTFQFYVTYGRRSGFGITRRSNNTFDGFRYRSTFICSKGGQSRMRSGVTRHARKRGTKTGCKAKIIVKDAHFQNRWEVIVLELEHNHPLEPSLIKYKKHLENIPFSLNPPRLSEAPQSSSLVGYSSSFGDSGIPSSAQIEIKTKIDRNRKLKIAEGDLEALVSFFNDMQDRNPCFFHSLDVNEQGQLRNVFWADAKSRSSYNYFGDVVAINVTNFSDQYDIQFMSFVGTNHHAQPLLLGCGLLAGRSLGAYVWLFDTWLRCMNATSPPSIITHYCHDVAIAVKKVFPNSRHPFCLWHI